From a single Lolium rigidum isolate FL_2022 chromosome 7, APGP_CSIRO_Lrig_0.1, whole genome shotgun sequence genomic region:
- the LOC124674875 gene encoding protection of telomeres protein 1b-like: MLDNKYRKVESEILLSLPLRPETSGVAILHLMTECKNTLEDFTLTLRIADQSRTTGISVTFFANNTALLPRVKSSGDVISLHNVVITMHCGELFVTFDKKSSSFALFEGKASTELRPYQTSIKYQERKQDDEILTNMRMWLAYHPPGLKDLELQLRSVKSDLTFDLVCKVLHVCQASTSEWIFYVWDGTDAPATEFQKFLSTEAFTSAPLHLEETPLPREVLCTLPCIGTVLRIFSNKFSKEILQLQRNIYWARFCNITCKQEFGIWKGTLLPSSRVRLLSNEDGSVVERLTMYDSRLTTQVHRQPMASLHKASDITEVEFNRAGYTTLMESLTNEQVTHKFKTLVRVVSAYPCQGSDLHSLLTGNHCLRLTLEDPTARIHAYVHKDDGVRFFGGFLTAAALTRKMNRLLGVPEPEEADEDAPLARNPPWIWCCLKSYRLDKYNPWGSRRYRIFGTEIRD; this comes from the exons ATGTTAGACAATAAATATAGGAAAGTTGAAAGCGAAATATTGCTCTCCCTTCCACTCCGCCCTGAAACAAGTGGAGTTGCCATCCTCCACCTTATGACAGAATGCAAAAACACCCTCGAAG ATTTCACTCTTACATTGAGGATTGCTGATCAATCACGTACAACTGGGATCTCTGTGACTTTCTTTGCTAATAACACTGCACTACTGCCCCGCGTTAAGTCAAGCGGAGATGTCATCAGTCTCCATAATGTTGTG ATAACAATGCATTGTGGAGAATTATTTGTTACTTTTGACAAGAAGTCATCTTCATTTGCACTTTTTGAAGGGAAAGCATCTACAGAACTCAGGCCGTATCAGACTTCTATCAAATATCAAGAAAGAAAACAGGACGATGAAATTTTAACCAATATGAGAATGTGGCTTGCGTACCATCCTCCAG GTCTTAAAGATCTTGAATTACAGCTAAGAAGTGTAAAGTCTGATTTAACTTTTGATCTTGTATGCAAG GTACTTCATGTCTGTCAAGCTTCCACCAGCGAATGGATTTTTTATGTTTGGGATGGAACTGATGCTCCTGCAACTGAGTTTCAGAAATT TTTGAGCACGGAAGCATTTACATCAGCCCCTCTACATCTTGAAGAAACGCCTCTACCCAGGGAGGTTTTATGCACACTGCCTTGTATTGGAACTGTCCTCAGGATTTTCTCGAACAAGTTTTCCAAGGAAATACTACAGCTGCAAAGGAATATTTACTGGGCCCGGTTCTGCAATATTACTTGCAAACAGGAGTTTGGCATTTGGAAAGGCACTTTGCTGCCTTCTAGTAGAGTTCGTCTTTTATCTAATGAAGATGGCAGTGTCGTTGAACGATTGAC GATGTACGACAGTCGCTTAACCACCCAAGTTCATCGACAGCCAATGGCTAGCCTCCACAAGGCCTCTGATATTACTG AAGTGGAGTTCAATAGAGCAGGTTACACAACACTAATGGAGTCTCTCACAAATGAACAG GTGACGCACAAATTCAAAACCCTTGTCCGTGTGGTGTCAGCTTATCCTTGCCAAGGCAGTGACCTCCATTCACTATTGACTGGTAATCATTGCCTTCGGCTGACTCTCGAGGATCCCACAGCAAGAATTCATGCCTATGTCCACAAGGACGATGGG GTCAGATTTTTTGGTGGATTTCTCACGGCAGCCGCGTTGACCAGAAAGATGAACAGGCTGCTCGGTGTCCCGGAACCAGAAGAAGCAGACGAAGATGCCCCCTTGGCCAGGAACCCTCCTTGGATATGGTGCTGCCTGAAGTCTTACCGCCTTGACAAGTACAACCCCTGGGGCAGTAGACGGTACAGGATCTTCGGCACGGAGATCAGGGACTGA